A genomic stretch from Rhizobium brockwellii includes:
- a CDS encoding cupin, producing MTEDATDPVVVHELQLQRSSWVPNNPKLSVLIYRRALSAAAGSKSFEHLFASNGWTGIWRNGIFTYDHYHSGAHEVLGIARGSAKLLLGGPEGKEIDVAAGDCLILPAGTGHRNLGASADFSVVGGYPPGQHADILTSAPSREQLLTIAELSIPSSDPIEGADGYLVRAWRRD from the coding sequence ATGACCGAGGATGCCACTGACCCGGTTGTCGTACACGAGCTGCAGCTACAGCGAAGCAGCTGGGTGCCAAACAACCCGAAACTGTCAGTTCTGATCTATCGACGTGCGCTTTCAGCCGCAGCAGGCAGCAAGAGTTTCGAACACCTGTTCGCGAGCAACGGATGGACTGGGATATGGCGGAATGGCATCTTCACCTACGACCACTATCATTCTGGTGCCCATGAGGTGCTTGGTATTGCCAGGGGCTCGGCCAAGCTTTTGCTCGGCGGGCCAGAGGGCAAAGAAATCGATGTCGCAGCGGGCGATTGTCTGATCTTGCCAGCCGGGACCGGCCATCGGAACCTTGGGGCGAGTGCGGATTTTTCCGTGGTGGGAGGCTATCCGCCCGGACAGCATGCAGACATACTGACATCAGCTCCGTCTCGGGAGCAGCTTTTGACCATTGCCGAACTCTCGATCCCGAGCAGCGACCCTATCGAGGGCGCCGATGGATATTTGGTTCGCGCATGGCGCAGAGATTGA
- a CDS encoding pirin family protein, with translation MLLKGERTFVVRDMGGFVAHLNMPGWLRPKPTDHGQGPLAMVVESILDPGRLIAMHEHRNDEIISWVPEGVMRHDDKAAGRLVIDRDHLMVMNAGKSFWHSEETLASDPPLRMLQILVRPYAIDLEPKIQHGPMPAAAANVWRHLVGPEGEGAPFYVRSAIDVFDIRLDAGIRVEFPQKQGRDLYFYVFSGFVVIDTQPFAEGEQGLHLSGDKLEVEAQSASTLVAFLLDPNASITRQGTVGDHKKIPPAIIIRAFLRWRKFRHMWRRHISLRRSKTEKAI, from the coding sequence ATGCTGCTCAAGGGCGAACGAACATTCGTGGTACGGGATATGGGAGGCTTCGTCGCGCACCTCAACATGCCGGGGTGGTTGAGACCGAAGCCGACCGATCACGGCCAAGGCCCTCTCGCCATGGTCGTTGAATCCATCCTCGATCCTGGCCGCCTGATCGCCATGCACGAGCACAGGAACGACGAGATTATTTCCTGGGTGCCCGAAGGCGTCATGCGTCACGACGACAAGGCCGCTGGCCGGTTGGTGATCGACCGTGACCATCTGATGGTGATGAATGCCGGAAAAAGCTTTTGGCATTCCGAAGAGACGCTGGCGTCCGACCCGCCTCTGCGAATGCTGCAGATCCTCGTTCGCCCTTATGCGATCGATCTCGAGCCGAAGATCCAGCACGGGCCGATGCCAGCTGCCGCGGCAAACGTCTGGCGACACCTGGTCGGGCCGGAAGGGGAGGGCGCGCCCTTCTATGTCCGCAGCGCAATCGACGTCTTCGATATCCGGCTAGACGCAGGCATACGGGTGGAATTCCCGCAGAAACAGGGCCGAGACCTCTATTTCTATGTCTTCAGCGGTTTCGTTGTCATCGATACGCAGCCGTTCGCCGAAGGCGAACAGGGGCTGCATTTATCTGGTGACAAGCTCGAAGTAGAGGCGCAGAGTGCAAGCACGTTGGTCGCGTTTCTGCTCGACCCGAACGCATCTATCACCAGGCAGGGGACTGTCGGCGACCACAAGAAGATCCCGCCGGCAATCATTATTCGCGCGTTCCTGCGATGGAGGAAATTTCGCCATATGTGGCGTCGTCATATTTCGCTTCGCCGCTCGAAGACCGAAAAGGCGATATGA